One window of the Populus nigra chromosome 4, ddPopNigr1.1, whole genome shotgun sequence genome contains the following:
- the LOC133691655 gene encoding UDP-glucuronate 4-epimerase 4-like: protein MAYFFFTKDIWKGKSIPIFEAANHGIVARDFTYIDDIVKGCLGSLDTAEKSTGSGGKKKGPAQLRVFNLGNTSSVPVTDLVSILERLLKVKAKRNVMKFPRNGDVPYTHANISYAQKEFGYKPTTDLQTGLKKFVRCYLSYYGDKKAVAR, encoded by the coding sequence ATGgcatatttcttttttaccaAGGATATTTGGAAAGGGAAGAGTATTCCGATTTTTGAGGCTGCGAATCACGGGATTGTTGCTAGGGATTTTACCTACATTGATGATATTGTGAAGGGTTGTTTGGGTTCGTTGGATACAGCAGAGAAGAGTACCGGGAGTggagggaagaagaaagggcCGGCACAATTGAGGGTTTTCAATTTGGGGAATACATCTTCTGTGCCAGTTACTGATCTTGTCAGTATTTTGGAAAGGCTTTTGAAGGTTAAGGCTAAAAGGAATGTTATGAAGTTTCCACGCAACGGGGATGTTCCATATACACACGCAAATATTAGTTATGCTCAGAAGGAATTTGGATATAAGCCTACCACGGATCTACAGACAGGGTTGAAGAAATTCGTGCGGTGCTACCTCAGTTACTATGGAGACAAGAAGGCTGTTGCAAgatga
- the LOC133690623 gene encoding uncharacterized protein LOC133690623 isoform X2, with product MSSSFSHSNRGGRGLEMQNDREGSGGRGRGRGGSSKDKIDALGRLLTRILRHKASELNLNMRSDGFVKVEDLLKLNMKTFANVPLRSHTDDDVKEAVRKDNKQRLSLLEEGEELLIRANQGHSIKTVESESLLKAILSPEEITVCVHGTYKKNLDSILESGLKRMQRLHVHFSSGLPTDVEVISGMRRDVNVLIFLDVRKALEEGMKLYISDNRVILTEGFDGTVPVKYFERIESWPDRRPIPFQTT from the exons atGAGCTCTTCTTTTTCTCATTCCAATAGAGG AGGAAGAGGTTTGGAGATGCAAAACGATAGAGAAGGGTCTGGAGGCCGAGGCCGTGGCAGAGGGGGATCTagtaaggataaaattgatgcACTTGGCAGATTATT GACGCGGATCTTGCGTCACAAGGCTTCAGAGTTGAACTTGAATATGCGAAGTGATGGGTTTGTCAAAGTTGAGGATTTACTAAAGCTCAATATGAAAACATTTGCTAATGTTCCGTTAAGATCACATACTGATGATGATGTTAAAGAG GCTGTTAGAAAAGATAATAAGCAGCGACTTAGCCTCCTGGAAGAAGGCGAGGAGCTTCTGATACGTGCTAACCAAGGCCACTCGATAAAG ACAGTTGAATCTGAAAGTCTGTTAAAAGCAATTCTTTCGCCCGAGGAAATTACAG TGTGTGTACATGGGACCTATAAGAAGAATCTAGACTCAATTTTGGAATCTGGTTTAAAGAGAATGCAAAGATTGCATGTTCACTTCTCCAGTGGTTTGCCAACAGATGTTGAAGTGATTAGTG GTATGAGACGGGATgttaatgttttgatatttcTTGATGTCAGAAAAGCACTTGAAG AGGGAATGAAGCTTTACATTTCAGACAATAGGGTGATTTTGACAGAAGGTTTTGACGGCACCGTACCTGTCAAGTATTTTGAAAGAATAGAATCTTGGCCTGATAGACGGCCTATACCCTTCCAGACGACCTAA
- the LOC133690623 gene encoding uncharacterized protein LOC133690623 isoform X1, with protein sequence MWAFISSVRIPGCCRVYLATSSTFHKGSPPFAFAASIKNNTNNNMSSSFSHSNRGGRGLEMQNDREGSGGRGRGRGGSSKDKIDALGRLLTRILRHKASELNLNMRSDGFVKVEDLLKLNMKTFANVPLRSHTDDDVKEAVRKDNKQRLSLLEEGEELLIRANQGHSIKTVESESLLKAILSPEEITVCVHGTYKKNLDSILESGLKRMQRLHVHFSSGLPTDVEVISGMRRDVNVLIFLDVRKALEEGMKLYISDNRVILTEGFDGTVPVKYFERIESWPDRRPIPFQTT encoded by the exons ATGTGGGCTTTTATAAGTAGTGTTCGAATTCCAGGCTGCTGTCGTGTCTATCTTGCGACCTCCTCTACTTTCCATAAGGGGTCTCCTCCTTTTGCTTTTGCTGCttccataaaaaacaatacaaacaacaacatGAGCTCTTCTTTTTCTCATTCCAATAGAGG AGGAAGAGGTTTGGAGATGCAAAACGATAGAGAAGGGTCTGGAGGCCGAGGCCGTGGCAGAGGGGGATCTagtaaggataaaattgatgcACTTGGCAGATTATT GACGCGGATCTTGCGTCACAAGGCTTCAGAGTTGAACTTGAATATGCGAAGTGATGGGTTTGTCAAAGTTGAGGATTTACTAAAGCTCAATATGAAAACATTTGCTAATGTTCCGTTAAGATCACATACTGATGATGATGTTAAAGAG GCTGTTAGAAAAGATAATAAGCAGCGACTTAGCCTCCTGGAAGAAGGCGAGGAGCTTCTGATACGTGCTAACCAAGGCCACTCGATAAAG ACAGTTGAATCTGAAAGTCTGTTAAAAGCAATTCTTTCGCCCGAGGAAATTACAG TGTGTGTACATGGGACCTATAAGAAGAATCTAGACTCAATTTTGGAATCTGGTTTAAAGAGAATGCAAAGATTGCATGTTCACTTCTCCAGTGGTTTGCCAACAGATGTTGAAGTGATTAGTG GTATGAGACGGGATgttaatgttttgatatttcTTGATGTCAGAAAAGCACTTGAAG AGGGAATGAAGCTTTACATTTCAGACAATAGGGTGATTTTGACAGAAGGTTTTGACGGCACCGTACCTGTCAAGTATTTTGAAAGAATAGAATCTTGGCCTGATAGACGGCCTATACCCTTCCAGACGACCTAA
- the LOC133690624 gene encoding small ribosomal subunit protein uS10y-like, with protein MALAAMKPMKIGLEEYHDQVHRVRITLSSKNVKNLEKVCADLIRGAKDKSLKIKGPVRIPTKVLRITTRKAPCGEGTNTWDRFELRIHKRVIDLFSSTDVVKQITSITIEPGVEVEVTLAS; from the exons ATGGCTTTGGCTGCAATGAAACCTATGAAAATTGGTTTAGAGGAATATCATGATCAAGTTCACCGTGTTAGGATTACTCTTTCTTCAAAGAATGTCAAAAACCTTGAGAAAG tGTGTGCTGATTTAATCCGTGGTGCTAAGGATAAAAGCTTGAAAATCAAAGGACCTGTGAGGATACCAACCAAAGTTCTCCGAATTACCACTAGAAAAGCTCCATGTGGTGAAG gAACAAACACTTGGGATAGGTTTGAGCTCCGTATTCATAAACGAGTGATTGATCTTTTCAGCTCAACTGATGTGGTGAAACAGATAACTTCCATTACCATTGAACCTGGCGTGGAGGTTGAGGTTACACTTGCAAGCTAA
- the LOC133690853 gene encoding 70 kDa peptidyl-prolyl isomerase-like, translated as MGVEKGTRDSDIEHEEDLDEEPGEVIESAPPLKVGEERELGSSGIKKKLLKRGLGWETPEFNDEVTVHYVGTLLDGTKFDSTRDRDSSVIMKLGQGEVVAGLDHGIITMKKGECALFTLPPELGFGVAGRDAVPTNSFVRYEVELVSWIKVVDVSKDGGIIKKIVEKGDKHERPGDLDEVLVKYQVALADGTIVAKTLEEGIEFYVKDGHLCPALPKATMTMKRGEKVKLVVQPQYAFGQEGKDASDAICPVPPNSTLYIDLELTSFKPVIDVTGDAKVFKKILKEGEGSLIANEGATVTISYTARLEDGTVFERKGIDDGQPLQFITDEEQVITGLDRAVATMKKGEHAILTVKPEYGFGNIETKRDLAIVPPSSILVYEVEMLDFIKEKTPWEMNNQEKIKAAERKKEEGNLLFKSGKYLRAGKKYDKAASYVGEEEVFGDDEQKLVTAMRVTCWLNKAACSLKLNDFQGAIKLCSKVLDIEFYNIKALYRRAQALIQTTDLVSADMDIKKALEVDPQNREVKLIQKTLKQLQAESNKRDAKLYSNMFVGMTKQTSAITKKLKVERAEDDMKNGEAVAMEMENVADSSYPPDNAKAVDSC; from the exons ATGGGTGTAGAGAAAGGGACTCGCGATTCAGACATTGAACACGAGGAAGACCTCGATGAAGAACCAGGGGAGGTGATCGAATCAGCTCCTCCTCTCAAGGTTGGCGAAGAGAGAGAGCTTGGTAGTTCTGGTATAAAGAAGAAGCTCCTCAAGCGTGGCCTTGGCTGGGAAACTCCAGAATTCAATGATGAAGTCACTG TTCATTATGTGGGCACATTACTTGATGGTACTAAGTTTGATTCCACAAGAGATAGGGATTCATCTGTGATTATGAAACTTGGTCAAG GGGAAGTGGTGGCTGGATTGGATCATGGGATCATTACCATGAAAAAGGGCGAATGTGCATTGTTCACGTTGCCTCCTGAATTGGGCTTTGGAGTGGCAGGGCGTGATGCAGTGCCGACGAATTCTTTTGTTCGATATGAGGTCGAGCTTGTTTCGTGGATTAAGGTGGTGGATGTGAGCAAAGATGGTggaattataaagaaaattgtGGAGAAGGGAGATAAGCACGAGCGTCCTGGTGATTTAGATGAAGTCCTTG TGAAGTATCAGGTGGCCCTTGCTGATGGCACTATTGTGGCAAAAACATTAGAAGAAGGAATTGAGTTTTATGTAAAAGATG GTCATTTATGTCCAGCATTGCCAAAAGCAACCATGACCATGAAAAGGGGAGAGAAAGTCAAACTAGTTGTTCAACCTCAAT ATGCTTTTGGACAGGAAGGAAAAGATGCTAGTGATGCAATCTGTCCAGTCCCACCAAATTCTACTCTGTACATTGATCTTGAGCTAACATCCTTTAAGCCTGTTATTGATGTTACTGGTGATGCTAAGGTCTTCAAGAAGATCCTGAAAGAGGGGGAGGGCTCCCTTATTGCAAATGAAGGTGCAACAGTAACTA TTAGCTATACAGCTAGGCTAGAGGATGGAACTGTgtttgaaagaaaaggaattgaTGATGGGCAGCCTTTGCAATTTATAACAGATGAAG AGCAAGTGATCACTGGTTTAGACCGAGCTGTGGCAACAATGAAGAAGGGGGAACATGCAATATTAACAGTAAAGCCAGAATACGGCTTTGGAAACATTGAAACAAAGAGGGATCTTGCTATTGTACCCCCATCATCAATCTTAGTCTATGAAGTTGAAATGTTAGATTTTATTAAG GAGAAAACACCATGGGAGATGAATAATCAGGAGAAAATTAAGGCTgccgagagaaagaaagaagaaggaaatctGCTATTTAAAAGTGGGAAGTATCTAAGAGCTGGGAAAAAGTATGATAAG GCTGCAAGTTATGTTGGTGAAGAGGAAGTTTTTGGGGATGATGAGCAAAAGCTGGTTACAGCAATGAGAGTAACTTGCTGGCTGAACAAGGCAGCATGTAGCCTCAAACTTAATGATTTTCAGGGAGCAATCAAGTTATGTTCAAAG GTACTGGATATTGAGTTCTACAACATAAAAGCCCTTTATAGGCGGGCACAAGCACTGATCCAAACTACAGATTTGGTCTCAGCTGACATGGACATTAAGAAAGCTCTTGAAGTTGATCCTCAAAACAG GGAGGTGAAGTTAATTCAGAAGACATTGAAACAACTTCAAGCAGAAAGTAACAAGAGAGATGCAAAGCTCTATTCCAACATGTTTGTGGGTATGACAAAGCAAACATCTGCCATAACCAAG AAATTGAAAGTCGAGAGAGCAGAGGATGACATGAAAAATGGAGAGGCTGTGGCAATGGAAATGGAAAATGTTGCTGATAGTTCATATCCACCTGACAATGCAAAGGCTGTTGATTCCTGTTAG